In the genome of Fusobacterium russii ATCC 25533, one region contains:
- a CDS encoding penicillin-binding transpeptidase domain-containing protein: MLIIFLRLVQIQIFNKKKYITMMNQQIVSKNREEGERGIIFDSNGKKLAFNKRLYTMLVNPSLLNDEKYSKNLIKDIELIIDSKVVKLDRNLIEELKIMASKNKKYKILLKNIDDETKLKIDKLLQEYHKTQGSKNYKSSLTFEKTIERIYYHEKEYEKLIGMVKFTDNSERKIGISGIEKQYEDYLIERKRAISKLYGLNKKNILPLSRDTIYSNLNGKDVHLSIDSNINYILNDEMKIQFEETKAREAYGIIMNPNTGQILAISALSRDKKLLRNNIFQSQYEPGSIFKPIIVAAALNEGLINENTKFDVGDGSIVKYKKTIKESSRTTRGVLSTKEIITKSSNVGMVLISDYFSDKLFEEYLKNFGLYDKTNVDFPDELKPYTVPYKKWDRLKKNNMAFGQGIVVSPIQMITAFSALINGGALYKPYLVDKITDSDGTVIMRNIPEKVRDVISSEVSEKIRKMMEETVRDGTGKRASIEGYAIGGKTGTAQLSAGKAGYEKNEYLASFIGFFPVDEPRYVVLTMFMRPQADEQYKKFGGYVSAPVVGNIAKRIIKDDKILSQNISKLNSQIIEETTELKRIKDENEKIMPDLIGISSREVMELFMYEDFEIEIVGTGLVSEQFPRAGEDIENIKKIKIILK, translated from the coding sequence ATGTTAATAATATTTTTAAGGCTTGTGCAGATTCAAATATTTAATAAGAAAAAATATATAACTATGATGAATCAACAAATTGTAAGTAAAAACAGAGAGGAAGGAGAGAGGGGTATAATATTTGATAGCAATGGGAAGAAGCTTGCATTTAATAAAAGATTATATACTATGCTTGTAAATCCCAGTTTGCTAAATGATGAGAAGTATTCCAAAAATTTAATAAAAGATATAGAACTTATAATAGATAGCAAAGTTGTAAAATTAGACAGAAACTTAATTGAAGAATTAAAAATTATGGCTTCTAAAAATAAAAAATACAAGATTTTATTAAAAAATATAGATGATGAAACAAAGTTAAAAATAGATAAGTTATTGCAGGAATACCATAAGACTCAAGGAAGTAAAAACTATAAAAGTTCCTTAACTTTTGAAAAGACTATTGAAAGAATTTATTATCATGAAAAAGAATATGAAAAACTTATAGGAATGGTAAAATTTACAGATAATTCTGAAAGAAAAATAGGAATATCAGGTATTGAAAAACAATATGAAGATTATCTTATAGAAAGAAAAAGAGCTATTTCAAAATTATATGGTTTAAATAAAAAAAATATATTGCCTTTGTCTAGGGATACAATCTATTCAAATTTAAATGGTAAAGATGTTCACTTATCAATAGATTCAAATATAAACTATATTTTAAATGATGAAATGAAAATTCAATTTGAAGAAACTAAAGCACGTGAAGCTTATGGCATTATTATGAATCCTAATACAGGACAAATTCTTGCCATTTCTGCACTCTCTCGTGATAAAAAGCTTTTGAGAAATAATATTTTTCAAAGTCAATATGAGCCGGGTTCTATTTTTAAACCTATAATTGTTGCTGCTGCATTGAACGAAGGCTTAATAAATGAAAATACGAAGTTTGATGTGGGAGATGGAAGTATTGTTAAATATAAGAAAACTATCAAAGAAAGTAGCAGAACAACAAGAGGGGTTTTAAGCACAAAAGAAATTATAACAAAATCAAGTAATGTCGGAATGGTACTTATAAGTGATTATTTTTCTGATAAACTTTTTGAAGAATATTTAAAAAACTTTGGTCTATATGATAAAACTAATGTAGATTTTCCCGATGAATTAAAGCCATATACAGTACCTTATAAAAAATGGGATAGATTGAAAAAAAATAATATGGCATTCGGACAGGGAATAGTTGTAAGCCCGATTCAGATGATAACTGCTTTTTCGGCTCTTATTAATGGAGGGGCTCTATATAAACCATATTTAGTTGATAAGATAACTGATAGTGATGGTACAGTCATAATGAGAAACATTCCAGAAAAAGTAAGGGATGTAATTTCATCTGAAGTTTCTGAAAAAATCAGGAAAATGATGGAGGAAACAGTTAGAGATGGAACAGGTAAAAGAGCTTCTATTGAGGGTTATGCAATTGGTGGAAAAACTGGAACAGCACAGTTGAGTGCCGGAAAAGCAGGTTATGAAAAAAACGAATACCTAGCTTCTTTTATAGGATTTTTTCCGGTTGATGAGCCTCGTTATGTAGTTCTAACAATGTTTATGCGACCTCAAGCTGATGAGCAATATAAAAAGTTTGGAGGTTATGTTTCTGCTCCAGTAGTTGGAAATATAGCTAAAAGAATAATAAAAGATGATAAAATACTATCACAGAATATTTCTAAGTTGAATTCACAAATAATAGAAGAAACTACAGAACTTAAAAGAATAAAGGATGAAAATGAAAAAATTATGCCTGATTTAATAGGGATTAGTTCAAGAGAGGTTATGGAGTTATTTATGTATGAAGATTTTGAAATAGAAATAGTTGGTACTGGCTTAGTGAGCGAACAATTTCCACGGGCAGGAGAAGATATAGAAAATATTAAAAAAATAAAGATTATTTTAAAATAA
- the aroA gene encoding 3-phosphoshikimate 1-carboxyvinyltransferase, translating to MKKIVLEHSKLKGEISPPASKSILHRYIISASMANGKSRISNISLSDDILATISAMKNLGAIIEIKNRELLIDGSSFSNTKFESEKGILKDKIFIDCNESGSTLRFLIPISLIKDNNVIFKGKDSLFKRPLEPYFEILEKSGVNYTFLLNKEDKLTLSGKLKSGDYKLVGNISSQFITGLLFALPLLEGQSKIEIKGKVESKSYIDLTLDCLKKFGINFKNMGYKNIYIEGNQKYKIQNLEVESDFSQAAFFIVANALGSDVELKNINKDSLQGDSEIIDFVDKLFKAKDESLIIDGSNCPDIIPIFTLYAANSNKRVRIINIGRLRIKECDRLNATVYELSKLGFDLQEKEEEILVNYREGKKIQKETVELSVHNDHRIAMMIAIASTIYEGKIILDNASCVKKSYPNFWEDFSSLGGKFYEYMGK from the coding sequence ATGAAGAAAATAGTTTTAGAACACTCAAAGTTAAAAGGAGAGATAAGTCCTCCGGCTTCTAAAAGTATATTACATAGATATATAATTTCTGCCTCAATGGCAAATGGAAAATCAAGAATTTCAAATATCAGTTTATCTGATGATATACTTGCAACGATATCTGCTATGAAGAATTTAGGAGCAATAATAGAAATAAAAAATAGAGAACTACTTATTGATGGTAGTTCTTTTTCTAATACAAAATTTGAAAGCGAAAAAGGCATTTTAAAAGATAAAATTTTTATAGATTGCAATGAATCAGGATCTACTCTTAGATTTTTGATACCTATTTCACTTATTAAAGATAACAATGTAATTTTTAAAGGTAAGGATTCTTTATTCAAAAGACCTCTTGAACCATATTTTGAAATATTAGAAAAAAGTGGAGTAAACTATACTTTTCTGTTAAATAAAGAAGATAAACTGACTTTAAGCGGAAAATTAAAAAGTGGGGACTATAAGCTTGTTGGAAATATAAGCTCACAATTTATAACAGGACTTTTGTTTGCTCTTCCATTATTGGAGGGGCAATCAAAAATAGAAATAAAAGGGAAAGTGGAATCTAAATCCTATATAGATTTGACTCTTGATTGCTTAAAAAAATTTGGAATAAATTTTAAAAATATGGGTTATAAAAATATTTATATAGAAGGAAATCAAAAATATAAAATACAAAATTTAGAGGTTGAAAGTGATTTTTCTCAAGCTGCTTTCTTTATAGTTGCCAATGCTCTTGGCTCTGATGTAGAACTTAAAAATATAAATAAAGATTCTTTGCAAGGGGATAGTGAGATAATAGATTTTGTGGATAAACTTTTTAAAGCAAAAGATGAATCCTTAATTATAGATGGCTCAAATTGTCCTGATATAATTCCTATATTTACTTTATATGCAGCTAATTCCAATAAGAGAGTTAGAATAATAAATATAGGTCGTCTTAGAATAAAGGAATGTGACAGACTGAATGCTACAGTTTATGAACTCTCAAAACTTGGCTTTGATTTACAAGAAAAAGAAGAGGAAATCTTAGTAAATTATAGAGAGGGGAAGAAAATCCAAAAAGAAACAGTAGAACTTTCAGTACATAACGACCACAGAATTGCAATGATGATAGCAATAGCTTCAACTATTTATGAAGGGAAAATAATTTTAGATAATGCCAGTTGTGTGAAGAAATCATATCCTAATTTTTGGGAAGATTTTTCTTCATTGGGAGGTAAATTTTATGAATACATGGGGAAATAA
- a CDS encoding sulfite exporter TauE/SafE family protein, with protein MIFGFLVALITSIVGSITGVGSGILMKPILDLFSSDSVDAINIMSSITVFAMSLSAMIKELKNKVSIDYNTVIFLSVGSIIGGITGKRIFEHIKQVYGSGIVMTQSAVFALLMFIIIIYLLKGQNLKTYRINSKIVVAIVGLLLGFISAFLGIGGGPLNVVLLIFLFSMSTKEASLNSIFIIFFSQIASLLYGHINYGMPNVNFLILSLMVIGGVVGGILGRAMANYFSDSFMKKMFMGAILFSFIMGITHLSTVIF; from the coding sequence ATGATTTTTGGATTTTTAGTAGCTTTAATAACTTCTATTGTAGGTTCAATAACAGGTGTTGGAAGTGGTATTTTGATGAAACCTATACTAGATTTATTCAGCAGCGATTCAGTCGATGCTATAAATATAATGTCGTCAATAACGGTATTTGCAATGTCGTTATCCGCTATGATAAAAGAATTAAAAAATAAGGTAAGCATAGACTATAATACTGTGATTTTTCTATCAGTTGGAAGTATAATTGGAGGGATTACTGGAAAGAGAATTTTTGAACACATCAAACAAGTTTATGGCTCAGGTATAGTTATGACTCAATCAGCAGTTTTTGCTCTTCTTATGTTTATAATAATAATTTATTTATTGAAGGGACAAAATTTAAAAACATATAGGATAAATTCAAAGATAGTTGTAGCAATAGTTGGTCTTTTACTAGGTTTTATTTCAGCATTTTTGGGTATAGGCGGTGGACCTTTAAATGTAGTACTTTTAATTTTCTTATTTTCTATGTCTACAAAGGAAGCAAGTTTAAATTCTATTTTTATAATTTTTTTCTCTCAAATAGCTTCTTTGTTATATGGGCATATTAATTATGGCATGCCTAATGTAAACTTTTTAATTCTTAGTTTGATGGTTATTGGCGGAGTAGTTGGCGGTATATTAGGAAGAGCAATGGCAAATTATTTTTCGGATTCTTTTATGAAAAAAATGTTTATGGGAGCAATTCTATTTTCATTTATAATGGGTATAACTCATCTATCTACGGTTATTTTTTAA
- the glpX gene encoding class II fructose-bisphosphatase has translation MKRELALEFARVTEAAALAAHKWVGRGKKEAADQAGVDAMRTMLNRLAIDGEIVIGEGEIDEAPMLYIGEKVGRAYSKEDEENDGQTVFSEVDIAVDPVEGTRMTAQGQANAITVLAVGKKGSFLKAPDMYMEKLIVGPEAKGKIDLSKPLIDNINAVAKALNKSLSELMIVILDKPRHTQIIKDLQALGIKVYALPDGDVAGSILTCMIDSDVDMLYGIGGAPEGVISAAVIRALGGDMQARLKLRSEVKGISVENDKISNFEKARCEAQGLKIGEILKLEDLASSDEIIFSATGITGGDLLEGVKRKGSIARTQTLVVRGRSKTVRYINSIHNLDFKDERIIHLVK, from the coding sequence ATGAAAAGAGAGTTAGCATTAGAATTTGCAAGAGTTACTGAAGCAGCAGCACTTGCAGCACATAAATGGGTTGGTAGAGGTAAAAAGGAAGCTGCTGATCAAGCTGGGGTAGATGCAATGAGAACAATGCTTAATAGACTTGCTATAGATGGAGAAATAGTTATAGGTGAAGGTGAGATTGATGAAGCCCCAATGCTTTATATAGGTGAAAAAGTGGGAAGAGCATATTCTAAAGAAGATGAAGAAAATGATGGACAAACTGTTTTTTCAGAAGTTGATATAGCTGTTGATCCGGTTGAAGGAACTAGAATGACAGCTCAAGGTCAGGCAAATGCAATTACAGTTTTAGCCGTTGGAAAAAAAGGAAGTTTTTTAAAGGCACCAGATATGTATATGGAAAAACTTATAGTAGGTCCGGAGGCTAAAGGTAAAATAGATCTTTCTAAACCTCTTATTGATAATATAAATGCTGTAGCGAAAGCTTTAAATAAATCTCTATCGGAACTTATGATAGTTATTTTGGATAAACCAAGACATACTCAAATAATAAAAGATTTACAGGCTCTTGGAATAAAAGTATATGCACTGCCTGATGGAGATGTGGCAGGTTCAATTTTAACTTGTATGATAGATTCAGATGTGGATATGTTATATGGAATAGGAGGCGCACCTGAGGGAGTTATTTCAGCTGCAGTAATAAGAGCATTAGGTGGAGATATGCAAGCTAGGCTAAAACTTAGAAGTGAAGTTAAAGGAATATCTGTTGAAAATGATAAAATTTCTAATTTTGAAAAAGCTAGATGTGAAGCTCAAGGCTTAAAAATAGGAGAAATTTTAAAACTAGAAGATTTAGCAAGCAGTGATGAAATAATTTTTTCTGCAACTGGAATAACAGGAGGAGATCTATTAGAAGGTGTGAAAAGAAAAGGTAGTATAGCTAGGACTCAGACCTTAGTTGTAAGAGGGAGATCAAAGACAGTTAGGTATATAAATTCTATACATAATTTAGACTTTAAAGATGAAAGAATAATCCACCTAGTCAAATAA
- a CDS encoding FtsB family cell division protein: MDKKILIYIGIISLFSLKVIPQIKNNISKKENLKNEIEMAENKIEQLKEQILKYENFIQKLETDFEQEKIARNKLKMIKENEVIYKLIEVEEEK, from the coding sequence ATGGATAAAAAAATTCTTATTTATATAGGAATAATAAGTTTATTTAGTTTAAAAGTAATTCCTCAAATAAAAAACAATATTTCAAAAAAAGAAAATTTAAAAAATGAAATAGAAATGGCAGAGAATAAAATAGAACAACTTAAAGAACAGATATTAAAATATGAAAACTTTATACAGAAACTAGAAACTGATTTTGAACAGGAAAAAATAGCCAGAAACAAGCTTAAAATGATAAAAGAGAATGAAGTAATTTATAAATTAATTGAAGTTGAGGAGGAAAAATGA
- the aroC gene encoding chorismate synthase: MNTWGNKIRLSIFGESHGPALGIVIDGLSPGIELDFNVIDFFIDRRRAGKNSFTSPRKEKDEYKILSGLKDGFTTGAPLCVIFENNNTISRDYGNLEYLLRPSHADYPAKIKFNGFNDFRGGGHFSGRISLALTFAGAIAKMLLKAKNIEIFSHIKKIKHIQDEVFSEQIDYDKLKKLEKMDLAFFNSELEEETKKFLEKVRENGDSVGGEIECICLNLPVGLGSPFFDSLESKIAHLAFSVPAVKGIEFGIGFKFAEKFGSEVNDGYYLVDKKIKTKTNNNGGILGGLSTSMPLVFSVVIKPTASIALEQKTVNVKEMKEEVLKINGRHDACIVPRVLPVIEAVAALVILDEIL, from the coding sequence ATGAATACATGGGGAAATAAAATAAGATTATCAATATTCGGAGAATCTCATGGACCTGCTTTAGGTATAGTAATAGATGGTTTAAGTCCTGGAATAGAATTAGATTTTAATGTCATAGATTTTTTTATTGACAGAAGAAGAGCAGGGAAAAATAGCTTTACAAGTCCTAGGAAAGAGAAGGACGAATATAAAATTTTAAGTGGCTTGAAAGATGGTTTTACAACTGGAGCTCCTCTTTGTGTAATCTTTGAAAATAACAATACAATAAGTAGGGACTATGGAAATTTAGAATATTTACTAAGACCTAGTCATGCTGATTATCCAGCAAAAATAAAATTTAATGGTTTCAATGATTTTAGAGGTGGGGGACATTTTTCCGGAAGAATAAGTTTAGCATTAACTTTTGCAGGTGCAATAGCTAAAATGCTATTAAAAGCAAAAAATATAGAAATATTTTCACATATAAAAAAAATAAAACATATCCAAGATGAAGTTTTCTCAGAACAAATTGACTATGACAAACTAAAAAAATTGGAGAAAATGGATTTAGCCTTTTTTAATTCAGAGCTTGAAGAGGAAACTAAAAAATTTCTTGAAAAAGTAAGAGAGAATGGAGATTCTGTAGGAGGAGAAATAGAATGTATTTGTCTTAATTTACCAGTTGGTTTAGGTTCTCCATTTTTTGACAGTTTAGAAAGTAAGATAGCACACTTAGCATTTTCTGTCCCAGCAGTTAAAGGGATAGAATTTGGGATTGGCTTTAAGTTTGCTGAAAAATTTGGTTCAGAAGTTAATGATGGATATTATCTGGTAGATAAAAAAATTAAAACTAAGACTAATAATAATGGTGGAATTTTAGGAGGACTTTCAACATCTATGCCTCTTGTATTTTCAGTTGTTATAAAACCAACTGCTTCAATTGCTTTAGAGCAAAAGACTGTAAATGTTAAAGAAATGAAAGAGGAAGTTTTAAAAATAAATGGAAGACATGATGCATGTATAGTTCCAAGAGTTTTACCTGTGATTGAAGCTGTAGCAGCACTTGTTATCTTAGATGAAATACTTTAA
- the def gene encoding peptide deformylase: MVYEIKKYGETVLKEVAKEVELSEFNDEFRKFLDDMVETMYASDGVGLAAPQIGISKRIFVCDNGEGFVRKIINPVITPLTEELQEYEEGCLSVPGIFKKVERPKKIHIKYLNEKAEEVEEIAEEFLAIVMQHEYDHLNGILFVERVSPMAKRMIAKKLQMLKKETLKG, translated from the coding sequence ATGGTTTATGAAATAAAAAAATATGGTGAAACTGTTTTGAAAGAAGTAGCTAAAGAAGTTGAGCTATCTGAGTTTAATGACGAATTTAGAAAATTTTTGGATGATATGGTAGAAACTATGTATGCTTCTGATGGAGTCGGCTTGGCTGCTCCTCAAATCGGGATAAGTAAAAGAATATTTGTCTGTGATAATGGGGAAGGTTTTGTAAGAAAAATAATAAACCCTGTGATAACTCCTCTTACTGAAGAACTTCAAGAATATGAAGAAGGCTGTTTAAGTGTTCCCGGGATTTTTAAAAAAGTTGAAAGACCTAAAAAAATTCATATAAAATATTTAAATGAAAAAGCTGAAGAAGTTGAAGAAATAGCTGAAGAATTTTTAGCTATAGTTATGCAACATGAGTACGATCATTTAAATGGCATACTTTTTGTTGAAAGAGTATCTCCAATGGCAAAAAGAATGATAGCTAAAAAATTACAGATGTTAAAAAAAGAAACTTTAAAAGGATAA
- the priA gene encoding replication restart helicase PriA — protein MQYFDIYVDGMKDLYTYSDINHEFSVGEYVVVPFRNIKKSAIIIKVNNATNFDFKVLNIDSRLKNSIKLNDKYIELVKWLVSYYLSSYDSVIKALIPKNIKIKYKQNYCLNFKETSLATYKDNAVLNFICSLAEIAYSTVKSKFRKSVIDKLVEENYLFLDANTIKINIENINYLKEKNEEIFQYFYKKTIIKKEKLEKFFSRNEIVKLLNLNLLKIDIELSEKKEFLQDKLKNISKKDNILTREQNLIKEEIEKSDNRYILLKGVTGSGKTEIYIELIKEAFFKGEGSIFLVPEISLTPQMIDKFKNEFQNNIAILHSRLTDNERAKEWEALYKGEKKIVLGVRSAIFSPVQSLKYIILDEEHETTYKQDTNPRYNAKYVAIKRCLLENAKLILGSATPSIESYYYAQQGLYKLLNMDTRYGNAKIPTVEIVDMKQEESLFFSKRLLEEIKETLIRKEQLILLLNRKGYSTYIQCRDCGYVEECENCSIKMTYFSSKKRLKCNYCGKTKIYTGKCPKCGSKNLIHSGKGIERVEEELKKYFDVPIIKADADYSKDKEFFAKLYRDFLEKKYSILIGTQIVAKGLHFPNVTLVGVIDADTILNFPDFRAGEKTFQLLTQVSGRAGRAEKEGRVIIQTYQDESYVIKNSKEENYQVFYENEIKLRKLFSYPPFSKIINVGLSSEDELKLHEEAKHIFEAIKSDTVQMSGPMPSMVYKVKNRYRMNIFIKGNKQNIDRYKKLLNKKIREFANSSVRITVDVDPINLL, from the coding sequence ATGCAGTATTTTGATATATATGTAGATGGAATGAAAGACTTATATACTTATTCAGATATAAATCATGAATTTTCAGTGGGTGAATATGTAGTAGTTCCTTTTAGAAATATTAAGAAATCTGCAATTATAATAAAAGTAAATAATGCTACAAATTTTGATTTTAAAGTTTTAAATATAGATTCAAGACTTAAAAATTCAATTAAATTAAATGATAAATATATAGAGCTGGTTAAATGGTTGGTTTCCTATTATTTATCTTCTTATGACAGTGTTATAAAGGCTTTAATACCTAAAAATATAAAAATTAAATATAAACAAAATTACTGTCTAAATTTTAAAGAAACTTCGCTAGCCACTTATAAAGATAATGCTGTACTAAATTTTATCTGTTCTTTGGCAGAAATAGCTTACTCCACTGTAAAAAGCAAGTTTAGGAAATCAGTAATTGATAAATTAGTAGAAGAAAACTATTTATTTTTAGATGCTAATACAATAAAAATAAATATTGAAAATATTAATTATTTAAAGGAAAAAAATGAAGAAATATTTCAATATTTTTATAAAAAAACTATTATAAAAAAAGAAAAACTTGAGAAATTTTTTTCAAGAAATGAAATAGTTAAATTATTGAATTTAAATCTTTTAAAAATTGATATTGAACTGAGTGAAAAAAAAGAATTTTTACAAGATAAACTAAAAAATATAAGTAAAAAAGACAATATACTAACCAGAGAGCAAAACTTAATAAAAGAAGAAATAGAGAAATCAGATAATAGGTATATTCTACTTAAAGGAGTTACCGGATCAGGAAAGACAGAAATTTATATTGAGCTTATAAAAGAAGCTTTTTTTAAAGGTGAAGGAAGTATTTTTTTGGTTCCGGAGATTTCACTAACTCCACAGATGATAGATAAGTTTAAAAATGAATTCCAAAATAATATAGCCATATTACACAGTCGACTTACGGATAATGAGAGAGCTAAGGAATGGGAAGCCTTATATAAGGGTGAAAAGAAAATAGTTTTAGGAGTTAGATCTGCTATATTTTCTCCGGTACAGAGTTTAAAATATATTATTCTTGATGAGGAGCATGAAACGACATATAAGCAGGATACTAATCCAAGATATAACGCTAAATATGTTGCAATAAAAAGATGTCTTTTAGAAAATGCTAAATTAATATTAGGTTCTGCAACACCATCTATAGAGAGTTACTACTATGCACAACAAGGTTTATATAAATTACTAAATATGGATACTAGATATGGAAATGCTAAAATACCAACTGTTGAAATAGTTGATATGAAACAAGAGGAGAGCTTATTTTTTAGTAAAAGACTTTTAGAAGAGATAAAGGAAACACTCATAAGAAAGGAACAGCTCATATTACTGTTAAATAGAAAAGGCTACTCCACCTATATTCAGTGTAGAGATTGCGGCTATGTAGAAGAATGTGAAAATTGTTCTATAAAAATGACTTACTTTAGTAGTAAAAAAAGACTAAAATGCAATTATTGCGGAAAGACTAAAATTTATACTGGAAAATGCCCGAAATGTGGAAGTAAAAATCTTATTCATAGTGGTAAAGGAATAGAGAGAGTAGAAGAGGAATTAAAAAAATATTTTGATGTTCCTATAATAAAAGCGGATGCTGATTATTCAAAAGATAAAGAATTCTTTGCAAAACTATATAGAGATTTTCTGGAAAAAAAATATAGTATTCTTATCGGAACACAAATCGTTGCAAAAGGATTACATTTTCCAAATGTAACTCTTGTAGGAGTTATAGATGCTGATACAATTTTAAACTTCCCAGATTTTAGAGCTGGTGAAAAAACCTTTCAGCTTTTAACTCAGGTTTCTGGTAGGGCTGGAAGAGCAGAAAAAGAAGGAAGAGTAATTATTCAAACATATCAAGATGAAAGTTATGTAATAAAAAATAGCAAAGAGGAAAATTATCAAGTTTTTTATGAAAATGAAATAAAGCTTAGAAAACTTTTTTCCTATCCGCCTTTTTCTAAGATAATAAATGTAGGTTTAAGTTCTGAAGATGAGTTAAAGCTTCATGAGGAAGCCAAACACATATTTGAGGCTATAAAAAGTGATACAGTACAAATGAGTGGACCTATGCCCAGTATGGTTTATAAGGTAAAAAATAGGTATAGGATGAATATTTTTATAAAAGGAAACAAACAGAATATAGATAGGTATAAAAAATTATTGAATAAGAAAATAAGAGAATTTGCTAATAGCAGTGTGAGAATAACAGTAGATGTGGATCCTATTAATTTACTGTAA
- the rimP gene encoding ribosome maturation factor RimP, producing MEKNEIEKKIEKIVEPSVKEMGLSLVDVEYLQEGGYWYVRIFIENLNGDLNIEDCSKLSAKVENEIENIIDKRFFLEVSSPGLERPLKKIEDYIRFKNAKITLHLKHKMNDKKQFKAFIKDVKNEIIIFEIDKNDIEIEFKEIRKANILFEFNDF from the coding sequence ATGGAAAAAAACGAAATTGAAAAAAAAATTGAGAAAATTGTAGAACCTTCTGTAAAAGAAATGGGGCTTTCACTTGTTGATGTTGAGTATCTTCAAGAAGGTGGTTATTGGTATGTTAGAATTTTTATAGAGAATTTAAATGGTGATTTAAATATTGAAGATTGCAGTAAGCTTAGTGCTAAAGTTGAAAATGAAATTGAAAATATAATTGATAAAAGATTTTTTCTTGAAGTTTCTTCACCTGGTTTAGAAAGACCACTTAAAAAAATTGAGGACTATATAAGGTTTAAGAATGCAAAAATAACTTTACATTTAAAACATAAGATGAATGATAAAAAACAATTTAAAGCCTTTATAAAAGATGTTAAAAATGAAATAATTATTTTTGAAATAGATAAAAATGACATTGAAATAGAATTCAAAGAGATAAGAAAAGCCAATATTTTATTTGAATTCAATGATTTTTAA
- the nusA gene encoding transcription termination factor NusA: MKAKDSKIFLEALDELEREKGIKKESVLEAVELALLAAYKKNYGEDENVEVVMDRKSGDIKVFAEKKVVESKDLVDPNQEIPLEDALNIKKRIKLGDSIKIEINCEEFRRNAIQNAKQIVIQKVREAEREYIYEKFKEKENDILTGIIRRIDERRNIFIEFFGIELMLTPAEQSQTDLYRVGDRIKVFLVSVEKTNKFPKIIISRRHEGLLRKLFELEIPEISSGMIEIKSLAREAGSRAKVAVYSDIPNLDIVGACVGQKGIRIKNIVNELNGEKIDIVIWKEEIKDFVSAVLSPADVESVEILEDGTAKVLVKPSQLSLAIGKNGQNARLAARLTGMRVDIKVLDSEEEI; this comes from the coding sequence ATGAAAGCTAAGGATTCTAAAATTTTCTTAGAGGCATTGGATGAGCTGGAAAGAGAAAAGGGAATTAAAAAAGAAAGTGTTTTAGAAGCAGTAGAACTTGCATTATTAGCTGCATATAAAAAGAATTATGGCGAAGACGAAAATGTAGAAGTTGTTATGGATAGAAAAAGTGGAGATATAAAAGTTTTCGCTGAAAAAAAAGTTGTTGAAAGCAAAGATTTAGTTGATCCTAACCAAGAAATACCATTAGAAGATGCCTTAAATATCAAAAAAAGGATAAAGCTTGGAGACAGTATAAAAATTGAGATCAACTGTGAGGAATTTAGAAGAAATGCTATACAAAATGCTAAACAAATAGTTATCCAAAAAGTTAGAGAAGCTGAAAGAGAATATATATATGAGAAATTTAAGGAAAAAGAGAATGACATTCTAACCGGTATAATCAGAAGAATCGATGAAAGAAGAAATATATTCATAGAATTTTTTGGTATAGAGCTTATGCTAACTCCGGCTGAACAGAGTCAAACAGATTTATACAGAGTCGGTGACAGAATAAAGGTATTCTTAGTTTCAGTTGAAAAAACTAATAAATTCCCTAAAATAATTATCTCAAGAAGACATGAAGGTTTGTTAAGAAAATTATTTGAATTAGAAATTCCAGAAATAAGCTCCGGTATGATAGAAATAAAGTCTTTAGCGAGAGAAGCCGGATCAAGAGCTAAAGTTGCTGTGTATTCAGATATCCCTAATCTTGATATAGTTGGAGCTTGTGTAGGGCAAAAGGGTATAAGAATAAAGAATATTGTAAATGAATTAAACGGTGAGAAAATAGATATAGTTATTTGGAAAGAAGAAATAAAGGACTTTGTTTCCGCAGTTTTAAGTCCGGCAGATGTTGAGAGTGTTGAAATTTTAGAAGATGGAACAGCTAAAGTTTTAGTTAAGCCTTCGCAATTATCATTAGCCATCGGAAAAAATGGACAAAATGCAAGATTGGCTGCAAGACTTACTGGAATGAGAGTTGATATAAAAGTTTTAGACAGTGAAGAGGAAATTTAA